The Pseudoalteromonas tunicata genome segment TCGTCAATTTTATATGAGATTAAAACCAGTAAAAAACGTAAAACCGTGGCAATTAAAATCCAAAAAAATCAAGTTACGGTTTATGCGCCTACTTATGTTTCAAAACATTATTTAGATGAGTTAGTGCAAAGTAAATCAACGTGGATCAGTGAGCAACTACACAAGCAACAAGCCTTGATTAAGCCCTCTATTTTTACGCGCCAGAACATGTGTTTATTTGGCCAAGAATATCCCATTCGCTTTTCGTTGAGTAAACAAAGCCGTTGTTTTTTATTATTTAATACCATTGAGGTTGAGACCGCAGCTAGGGTGAAAACAATTGAGCCATTTCGAATTAAACAGATCCAGCGATTTTTGGCAGAGCAGTTACAGCTTTATTTAGCACAACGCTTAGCATTTTATTGCCAACAGATGAATTTAGATTATCAGGGATTGAAAATACAACATTACCGTAGACGATGGGGGTCGTGTTCCAGCAAAGGCGTAATTAGTTTTAATTTATTACTGGCGCAAACTCCGCATTGGGTGATTGATTATGTCATCGTGCACGAACTGGCACATTTAAAACATTTAAACCACAGTGCGTTATTTTGGCAATTAGTTGACACACATTATCCGGATCGTAAAAAAGCTGAAAACTGGCTTAAAAATAGAATGTTTGATTTAGAAGTAGAATAGAAAATGAAAAAAGAGGGTGTAGGTGGTGGAGGGAGCTGGATTCGAACCAGCGAAGGCAGAGCCGTCAGATTTACAGTCTGATCCCTTTGGCCGCTCGGGAACCCCTCCAGTGCTACGGCGTGCATATTAGCAAAATAACTTTTACTGTAAAGCCCTTTTTTTTAATTTAATGTTCGTTTGCGGTTTAAATAGTCAACTTGCTGTTATTTAAACCAATAATGTTTTTAAAATAGCCGTTATCCTAATTCTTTTTATATTTATCAAGCTCAGTGATCGCATCAAGAAACTTACTTTCTAAAAATTGTTTTTCAGTTTCAATTTGGCGCGCTTTATCTTCAGCCATACTCACTTGCTGTTCTAGTTGTTTCACTTTATCGTCAAGTTTACTGTTACTTTCAAGATTTGAGTTATTAGCCATTTGCTGGTTTTTTTGCCGTAAATAGGTGAGTTCTTTACCTTGTTTGGCAAGCTTAGATTTGTAATCGCTCGCTAGTTCAACCAGTTGAGTTTGCTGGGCGGCATAACGATTAATTTGTTTTTCTAGTTGCATTTTTTCTTCGTCATTTTCCATTTGCGCCAGTAATTGTTCGTTTTCAGCGGTAAATTGATTCTTTTCTCGTTGCAGATTTTCCACCGCTTCATACTGTTTGTAGAGTTTAACCTTGGTATGTTCAAGTCGTTTTTTACTTGAAATCAGCTCACCTTTAAGCTTTTTGATCAGTGCATGAGAGCGGTCGAGCTCTTTTTCAAGTTTATTAATTTTCTCTTCATCTTCTTTACTGTTTGTCAGCGCCTGACTTTTGTGAAGATCGCGCAATTGTGCTTCAAGAATTTCGTGAACATTGGTAAGTTGATTAAGTGTTTCGGTATGACTATTGACAGATTCAAGCGCATCATTAACGGACTGTTGGCATAATTCGAAGTGTTTATTATTTTGCTCAGGCAAAAAGCCTGATAATCGATTTACTGCCGATGTAACGGTACGAAACTCATGAAACATCAGTAATAAAATAACAAACCAAGATGTGATTATTAATAAGCCTAAATCTATGGCTAAAATTTCAAGTACTTTTTCTGGAAGCATCGAGACCTCAAAATATTGACTAACCCAATTGAATAGGTAATTCTCTGTTTGTATTAAATTTTAGTTTAGCTTGATTAATATATACTGCCTATAATGAGGAATAGTTTCAATTAATCTTACTAAAGATTGCTTCGAGGTTTACCCATAAGTGAAGATACTCATAGTTGATGACAGTGTTGCCATGCAAGCAATTGTTCGCAGAGGTTTAGAACAATTTGGCTATAAGCAATTAGAAATAAAACAGGCT includes the following:
- a CDS encoding M48 family metallopeptidase, translating into MSSILYEIKTSKKRKTVAIKIQKNQVTVYAPTYVSKHYLDELVQSKSTWISEQLHKQQALIKPSIFTRQNMCLFGQEYPIRFSLSKQSRCFLLFNTIEVETAARVKTIEPFRIKQIQRFLAEQLQLYLAQRLAFYCQQMNLDYQGLKIQHYRRRWGSCSSKGVISFNLLLAQTPHWVIDYVIVHELAHLKHLNHSALFWQLVDTHYPDRKKAENWLKNRMFDLEVE